A single region of the Ursus arctos isolate Adak ecotype North America unplaced genomic scaffold, UrsArc2.0 scaffold_60, whole genome shotgun sequence genome encodes:
- the LOC130542965 gene encoding carbonyl reductase [NADPH] 1-like, whose amino-acid sequence MASAFGVALVTGAIKGIGFAIVQQLCRQFPGDVVLTARDEARGRAAAQQLQAEGLSPRFHQLDIDDLQSIRVLRDFLRKEYGGLDVLVNNAAIVFKPADPTPLHIPAEVTMKTNFFGTRAVCTELLPLMKAQGAPLPQDSYTLVLQSAVPSDLLVLHNCLCVSFKTSFKSLLGEAFTDCMPLTGEFP is encoded by the exons ATGGCGTCAGCCTTCGGAGTGGCGCTGGTGACCGGGGCCATCAAGGGCATCGGCTTCGCCATCGTGCAGCAGCTGTGCCGGCAGTTCCCGGGGGACGTGGTGCTCACGGCGCGGGACGAGGCACGGGGCCGGGCAGCTGCGCAGCAGCTCCAGGCCGAGGGCCTGAGTCCCCGCTTCCACCAGCTGGACATCGACGACCTGCAGAGCATCCGGGTCCTGCGCGACTTCCTGCGCAAGGAGTACGGGGGTCTGGACGTGCTGGTCAACAACGCGGCCATCGTATTCAAGC CTGCTGATCCCACACCCCTTCACATTCCAGCAGAAGTGACcatgaaaacaaacttctttggTACCCGAGCTGTGTGCACAGAACTGCTGCCTCTAATGAAAGCCCAAG GTGCCCCACTGCCTCAGGACTCTTACACACTCGTCCTGCAGTCAGCAGTGCCCTCTGACCTGCTGGTCCTTCACAACTGCCTCTGTGTTTCCTTCAAGACTTCATTCAAATCTCTCCTCGGAGAGGCCTTTACTGACTGTATGCCACTCACAGGGGAATTTCCCTGA
- the LOC130542962 gene encoding carbonyl reductase [NADPH] 1-like produces the protein MSSAPRVALVTGANKGIGFAITRDLCRQFSGDVVLTARDEARGRAAVQQLQAEGLSPRFHRLDIEDLQSIRVLRDFLRKEYGGLDVLVNNAGVAFDIGDPTPLHIQAEVTMKTNFFGTQAVCTELLPLMKPQGRVVNVSSIMSFAALKSCSPELQQKFLNETITEEELGVLMKKFVDDIKNGVHKKEGWPDIKVVTYAVSKMGVTVLSRIHARNFSEQRRGDKILLNACCPGWVRTDMGGPKGIKSPEEAAEDPVYLALLPSDAERPHGDFLMEKKVEQWGLLSQFPSWVPF, from the exons ATGTCATCAGCTCCACGTGTGGCGTTAGTGACCGGGGCCAACAAGGGCATCGGCTTTGCCATCACAAGGGACCTGTGCCGGCAGTTCTCGGGGGATGTGGTGCTCACGGCGCGGGACGAGGCGCGGGGCCGGGCGGCCGTGCAGCAGCTCCAGGCCGAGGGCCTGAGTCCCCGCTTCCACCGGCTGGACATCGAAGACCTGCAGAGTATCCGGGTCCTGCGCGACTTCCTGCGCAAGGAGTACGGAGGCCTGGATGTGCTGGTCAACAATGCAGGCGTTGCCTTCGACA TTGGTGATCCCACACCCCTTCATATTCAAGCAGAAGTGACcatgaaaacaaacttctttggTACCCAAGCTGTGTGCACAGAACTGCTGCCTCTAATGAAACCCCAAG GCAGAGTGGTGAATGTGTCTAGCATAATGAGCTTCGCAGCCCTTAAATCGTGCAGCCCAGAACTGCAGCAGAAATTTCTGAATGAGACCATCACAGAAGAGGAGCTGGGGGTGCTCATGAAGAAATTCGTGGATGACATAAAGAACGGAGTGCACAAGAAGGAGGGCTGGCCTGATATAAAAGTAGTCACATATGCAGTGTCCAAGATGGGTGTTACGGTCCTGTCCAGAATCCATGCCAGGAACTTcagtgagcagaggagaggggacaagatCCTCCTGAATGCCTGCTGCCCTGGGTGGGTGAGAACAGATATGGGTGGACCAAAAGGCATCAAAAGCCCAGAAGAAGCAGCAGAGGACCCTGTCTACTTGGCCCTTTTGCCATCAGATGCAGAGAGACCTCATGGAGACTTTCTTATGGAGAAGAAAGTTGAACAATGGGGACTCCTCTCTCAGTTCCCTTCATGGGTTCCATTTTGA